tgcatctgagaaACACTCAATATGAGTGTGCCCATGATCTGCATACACGATACATCGTCCTGTTGCTCCTTTCAAGTAACACAAAATTTTCTCTAATGCTGCCCAATGATGAATTGTTGGAGATGACATGAACTGACTGACAACACTAACTGAGAATGCAATGTCTGGACGAGTCACGGTAAGATAATTCAACTTTCCAACCAACCTGCAATATCTCTCAGGATCTTCAAATGGTTCCCCATCTTTTGTAAGGTGCACATTAGGACTCATTGGAGTACTACAAGGCTTTTCTCCCAATTTTCCTGTCTCAGTTAACATATCAATGACATACTTTCTTTGAGATAGAAAAATACCTTGTTTACTCTGAGTTACCTCAACTCCCATGAAATACTTGAGCACCCCCAAATCCTTCGTGTGAAACTGAGTATGAATGAAGGACTTAAGAGATGAGATTCCTCTAGTATCATTTCCAGTAATaacaatatcatccacat
This genomic interval from Humulus lupulus chromosome 8, drHumLupu1.1, whole genome shotgun sequence contains the following:
- the LOC133796253 gene encoding uncharacterized mitochondrial protein AtMg00810-like, translated to MLKIKSNHSVFYKRSTAGIILLVVYVDDIVITGNDTRGISSLKSFIHTQFHTKDLGVLKYFMGVEVTQSKQGIFLSQRKYVIDMLTETGKLGEKPCSTPMSPNVHLTKDGEPFEDPERYCRLVGKLNYLTVTRPDIAFSVSVVSQFMSSPTIHHWAALEKILCYLKGATGRCIVYADHGHTHIECFSDADWAGSKVDRRSTLGYCIFVGGNLVSWKSKKQNVVS